The Clupea harengus unplaced genomic scaffold, Ch_v2.0.2, whole genome shotgun sequence nucleotide sequence CCGTTCTTTGAACACTGGTATATtcgtattgttttttttccattccagAATAAAAATAATCCCTACCTTCTTCAATAAAGTGGCAATTAATAAATTAGGCATTCTTTAATAAGCCTAAATATCGCTTACATCTTTGAAAGTAAAGTTCTTCAACAAAGCACTCCTTTAATTTCCTTTCATTGTAAAATGAGTCACAAAGACATTTTGCTGAACAACTGACATGTGTGAGAATTCTGGTAATGCAGCGGTAATGATCATAGACAGAACCTTTTTGCAGTATTATGATTTGCTCTTTATTGTACAGATCTGACAGACATAACAACATAAGACAAACTGTAGGCTACTTACTTACAGTAAGAGTTACAATAGCAGAAGGAACTCTCATTTGAAGTATGTCTGCTTCTGAGTGAACTATTCCAACTTTTGCATAGCAAAGATATTTTTGGTAAACATTTgatcaaaaccatacaaacaGCAATTTAGAATCATTATTATACAATAActatacagacatatacaccatGAATTAACATGAAAAGCAATAACTAGGGGACCTCTGTAACTAGCCACGCTCTATTTAAACAGAGGGTCAGATTATTGACGCAGTGTGAAATTCTAATATCATTTGTTGAACTGCCTAGAGTCACGTTAGGGCTATAgcaataaaaatgtaataatttgaCCTGTAGCATATAACTCGTTCAGTCCAAGATATAATGTTGCTGAATAAGACAATAAAGGTCTACTCGGGTGTACAAAGTACAGTAGTTCGAGGAAAACACTGAAGACGATGTACTGCAAGTAACGATCAAAGcagttattatttttattgtatCCTTAACGCCTATGTGGCGTGTAGGGGCAACACTATGGACTTCCCtagttctttttcttctttcaatatAGTCCATGTTTCCTTAGGCCGTCCCCTCTTGCCGCTGTCGGGAATCCAACTTGCTGATATTCTAGGGATGTAATTCGGATGTTTCCTTAAGACATGTCCAAAccatctccatcttctcctcttgGTCGTAGTTACTATGTGATCTTGCGTTGTTCTTTCTAATAATGCTTGGTTGGATATTTGTTCGAGCCAGTGGATCTTACACATTTTTCTCAGGCATGATGTTTGATCAGGCATTATCAAAGCAGTGCTGTCTTAAATAGATTCTGAACTTTTGTCGTCTGAAGATTCATCTGAGTCATCAGTGCTGGAGCAAAAGTCCTGATTGCTGTCAATGGAAGATTCGCTGCCCGTGCTCTCACCGGAGAGCAACCGTGTAACTTGCATGTCAGTTTTCAACGTGTGTGGGTCGTTGCCAATGCACATCTCTCCCAGGTCATTTATTATCATACACAGTTCTTCTTTGCTGTCCTCGAAACAGTCTCCGTCTAGAAACTCGTCGCATTCAAAAAGCACAGATGtgttctcttcttccttctccccATCCGAATCCTCGGTGATGGAGCCGAGTTTTGGTGCGCTCCTGCTGCGCTCCACGGGAGGTTTATAGTAGCACTGTCCATTCATCAGTTTTCTCATGGGGATCAGTGGGATTGTTTGCTCACCTATTACACGTTGTTGTTGATGTCTGGCATCCTCTCTCCGTTTAAGTCTCTGAAATTGGGCCAGAGACGTTGTTGTAGTTTGGTACAGGAGAAGTGCCATGGCTTTTGCTTTCTCAGGCTTCGACACTAGCACCGCATGGCACCGGAGCATTACAGCTTTATGCTTGATTTCATGCCTGTAAATCCATGCAAATATCTTTGGAAAACATGTATCGGCAACGCAGTAAGTTATCCTGTGCAGTAAGTACAAGTGCCCAGGATTTTTCGCCTTTTCGTCTGTGTGCACCATGCGAATACCTTGTGAACTAATTGTAAGCTTCATTTTTGTGCCAATCTTCCCCATGTCGCTCTTGGTCCAAACTTTGCTGACCGCAACGTCTGTACATCCGTCTCCTTTCGACTGAATTGTGGTTGAATTACCAAGATACAGAACAGTATAAGTAGGGTTGTCGTTGGAGATGCTgatcttctttttctttgatCTGAACATGCTTCCAATCCGATGCAGTGTGCTCTCTGGGTATAACTTAACAAGAGATGTCAGTGCCGAATAGTTCAGACACGCACCTTTTTCTTCGTCCGGTAGCTCACAACTATGCATTTGCAGCATTATCCAGTTCCTGGTTATGAACTTGCAAAATTCTGTGTGTAGGTCTATACTATGGAGATAAACGGTCTACTACTTATTTGACGTGTGAGTAACAACCCATAATTTCACTGAGCGCTTCTTCTCTTTAAAAGCGTTGGTGAGGTCGGCTCTGGTGATAAATAGGCTACACACTGGGTTGCACCACCCACCCAACAATGTAGGGGTGGCTCTAAAGCAAATTAGGCTACATCAATCCACAGAGGAAACCTTGTGTTTACCAGAAATCTTCACTGAATTTGTACTTCTTCTTCATCGATCAtacaattacattacatttacatttacatttagtcatttagcagacgcttttgtccaaagcgacgtacaagggagagaatattcaagctacgagcaattaTACATGTCATATCCCGAGAATGTGctgccaaacacacatttaggcTAGTTCCTTTACTTAGCCTATATGTGGTATTTTATAGTGCGAAATTCTTTAGAAACTGTACGACAGTTCTCTAGGCAATTCTTGGGTAAATTGAAAGGCGTATAATGATTCTCTCTCCTGATACAATTTTCTCTTATAGACTACCAAGCTTACATTGAAATAAACCTACCTTTAAGATTTTTCACATCCATTCCGAAAATGTTCAGGTCGTAATTGCGTGGTTGATACCGCCATCCCTCAGCGTGTTGAGGTAACTGCACCAGCTAGTTGAAGTTTAAACCAGCAAGATTCCACATGAAGAACACAGGTCAATAGATAGGAATGAGGCCCAGAAGATCAAAACCACCGAGGAATATCTTTGTCCCCTTTTACAGCCGTAATAGATCTGATATGATGTTTATCTCGAAAGGTTGCTGCTCTGTTTCCTGATACGTGCTATAATGTTGGTCTTGTTATTTCCTTATATATGGTTATTGAAGAAACGGTTTGTAGCCCTTAAACTTCATAGGAACACTTTATAAGTGTAACTATTATTTAGTTTCATTGCAATAGCATCCTCTTGACGTGCTGGAACACATGGGTGCACAACACATCAAACCAGAGTTTGTAGGCTACAGAATTTGGAAGGTGCTTAGACATGAAcgtaaaaagtaaaaataaataaataattagttTAACAGTGCACTGCATCAAGTTGGCTACGACAAACACGGCAACATCCATATCACTAAGACTCCATTACATAAAGATATATAGGCTAATGATATATTTAAAATTATATGAAAGATATCAGGCCTGATATTTAAACAGTGCTGCCTCATTTTTCACCTTTACAAGTAACAGCTGCAAACCTTATGTTCAGTGATAAGAGTTAAACAGATGAAAGGTGGCCATCATGAAGCCAAGCTGGTGGAAGTCTGTGGAATGTCaaccagcagcacagacagcaccatACCAAAAAAGAACGGTCATGGTATGGATGATTAAAGTTGTCCCCCAAGCAACAACAAATGTGCTCTTTTACACTGcactttcattaaaaaaaaatgcaaattaaTGCAAAACTGAACACAATAGCTGCATTCCAGGGATTACACTTATACTCATCCGATATGTCCCAAATATTGACACCGATTATGCCCGCCCGCCTAATCACATAGGGTAGCCTAAAGAGATGTTTTTGACGCGTATGACATAACCATATAGGCCACTGGAAAATATACGGAGTCTGTATATAAAGCGTAGCCTACTAATGAAAGTTCCCACCCTGTAGTTCGGACACAGTTCGTGTGACACGACCAACGTGTCGCCCATTTATGCCCGTAAACGAACGcgaatgaataataataattgtcagattttattggcacacacgacacactgcaacacacacgtgcatatatggaggcgacacaggacacatacacacacacgcacacgcaggcctgaggtcgctgtgaatttgCTCTCTGcgttttcccatcctggaccgtccttccaccaggaccccccaggagcaatgggcagcttttaagcgaagtgaagtgaactgtccatcttggtcagggacggacaggaaaGTGAATGTAAACCTTCATGGCTCCGCTGCGAGTTtgggtcctgttcgtcctgcCAGGACTTATTTTCCGATACTAACCAGCAGACTATGCATTACCCCTTGCTAAATATCACTATAAACAGAGCCTTCTTGCCCTTTGTAATCTTATTCTATTGATTCAGGCCTATCTAATAGTTAACCTATAGTTCATGGGAAACAGGGCCTAGCAATAGACAACTGGGGGGCAAAGCATGATTATAGCCTATGCAACAATAACAATTGAGGACCTTATCACTGCTCTCTGGTTATAACATTTGGCAGAGACCCAATCCTGATTACTGCATTATCTGGAACATATAGACCTGGGCTGGCAGCTCACATCCACCAAACTGCTGGTCATTTGTCAACATCTTCAGATCCCAGCCGAATTTAGCGGGTTTTGGTTCTCAAATGACCTCATATCCTGTTTTTTTAACTTCCTCTCTGTATTGCTGGACACCCGTTCGAAGACATTCGAGGCTTCCCCGACAACCTGAAGTGCATTCACCACATTCTGTAGCACCTACGTCTGCAGTCTTGACAAGTGTGGCCACATGAGTTTATGAAGATTCGATATTGCTCTGCAGAGGAGTATGTAGCCCAACCCTTTCAGAGGCGGCTTATACTGGTAAGttagtgtattattattagattGATGAGAAAAGTCCACACTTTAGCCTGCTTATGAAGGGAGCAATTTAAAGGTCTTCCTAAATTCCACGTGAAACGTTCCGCGTGTTTGAAGGTTTATGGTCAGTTTAAGTTTTCCATTCTCTTCGCCTTTTGCATTTACATAGCGCCTCTTGTATTATATAGACTAGACTGTCTATGaaatttgtttttgttcattacATCGGAGTTAGTACAGGCTGAAGCTAGGTTACCTGCGACAAGCTAAGTGTTTTCCAAACAGAAGAGGGAAGTTCGAAGTTTTCTGTAGCCTACGATGAAACACATTCTTCTGCTGTGAACGATGGAGTTAAGCAGAACCAGCCTACAACTAATAAAGGATTTAATTGAG carries:
- the LOC122129837 gene encoding protein FAM43A-like produces the protein MLQMHSCELPDEEKGACLNYSALTSLVKLYPESTLHRIGSMFRSKKKKISISNDNPTYTVLYLGNSTTIQSKGDGCTDVAVSKVWTKSDMGKIGTKMKLTISSQGIRMVHTDEKAKNPGHLYLLHRITYCVADTCFPKIFAWIYRHEIKHKAVMLRCHAVLVSKPEKAKAMALLLYQTTTTSLAQFQRLKRREDARHQQQRVIGEQTIPLIPMRKLMNGQCYYKPPVERSRSAPKLGSITEDSDGEKEEENTSVLFECDEFLDGDCFEDSKEELCMIINDLGEMCIGNDPHTLKTDMQVTRLLSGESTGSESSIDSNQDFCSSTDDSDESSDDKSSESI